A single window of Marispirochaeta aestuarii DNA harbors:
- a CDS encoding peptidylprolyl isomerase, whose product MKRYTLIIFSVLAAFVFLAACSGNGGASSSLKITADELDREVQKTVSQYEAQGMKVSEEQKAQLREAVLTQMVERKLLLHEAQISGVELDQEKFETEFASIKTNFPTDEAFAQALSQRGYTEEMFKAEMAEIMTLQAFLEEEISSKIELGEEEMQAFYDENPEYFATEESVTASHILIEVDEDADEAEEAEAYGRMEEIAARVAAGEDFAELAREYSEGPSAPRGGDLGSFQRGSMVQIFEDTAFALEPGGVSDIIRTEFGFHIIKLTDRSEGGTLSFEDARDAIETYLRQEKEQEAVTAYVQELKEKYTVETPEG is encoded by the coding sequence ATGAAACGATATACATTGATAATATTTTCGGTTCTCGCGGCTTTTGTCTTTCTGGCAGCCTGTTCCGGTAATGGGGGCGCCTCTTCCAGTCTGAAGATTACCGCCGATGAGCTGGACAGGGAGGTTCAGAAAACGGTAAGCCAGTATGAAGCCCAGGGGATGAAGGTATCCGAGGAACAGAAGGCCCAGCTGCGGGAGGCGGTGCTGACCCAGATGGTGGAGCGAAAGCTCCTGCTCCACGAAGCGCAGATCTCCGGCGTCGAACTTGACCAGGAAAAGTTTGAAACCGAGTTTGCCTCCATAAAGACCAACTTCCCCACCGACGAGGCCTTTGCCCAGGCCCTTTCCCAGCGGGGTTATACGGAAGAGATGTTCAAGGCGGAAATGGCCGAGATCATGACGCTGCAGGCTTTTCTGGAAGAGGAGATTTCCTCGAAGATAGAGCTCGGTGAAGAAGAAATGCAGGCTTTTTATGACGAGAATCCCGAATACTTCGCAACGGAAGAGTCGGTGACCGCCTCCCATATCCTGATCGAGGTCGACGAGGACGCCGATGAGGCCGAGGAGGCGGAAGCCTATGGCAGAATGGAAGAGATCGCCGCCCGGGTCGCCGCGGGGGAGGATTTTGCCGAACTTGCCAGGGAGTACTCTGAAGGGCCCAGTGCCCCCCGGGGAGGGGACCTTGGCAGTTTTCAGCGGGGTAGCATGGTGCAGATTTTTGAAGACACCGCCTTCGCCCTGGAACCCGGCGGGGTCAGCGACATAATCCGCACCGAGTTCGGTTTTCATATCATCAAGCTTACCGACCGCAGCGAGGGGGGCACTTTATCCTTTGAGGATGCCCGGGACGCCATTGAAACCTACCTGCGCCAGGAAAAGGAGCAGGAGGCGGTGACCGCCTATGTTCAGGAACTTAAAGAGAAGTACACCGTAGAAACCCCCGAGGGTTAA
- a CDS encoding pyrimidine-nucleoside phosphorylase → MLTAELIKKKRDNAVLSAEEIRFLINGYVSGDVPDYQMAALLMAVWFNGMNAQETYELTMAMMHSGDMVDLSSIPGVKVDKHSTGGVADTTTLVALPLVAACGGKVAKMSGRGLGHTGGTLDKLESIPGFSVSQPMARFVEIVREQGLSVIGQTGDLVPADKMLYALRDVTATIDNISLIASSIMSKKLAAGSDAIVLDVKTGSGAFMKSEEDAVALARAMVGIGKRAGKSVSAVVSDMSQPLGEAVGNALEVREAVEILQGHHGDGDLARVSLTLAARMLTASGLGTVDEAEKKLQNALSGGAGLESLKQMISAQGGDPAVCDDTGRLPAAARRYSIEATASGYVGAMETDRIGIAALLLGAGRRTKEDRIDPAVGIWMKKRLGDPVEEGEPLADFYVNDEANLEEAVSEFQRAISIEEQKPEPPKLVRTIIEE, encoded by the coding sequence ATGCTTACAGCGGAATTAATCAAGAAAAAGCGTGACAACGCCGTTCTGAGTGCGGAGGAGATCCGTTTTCTGATAAACGGCTATGTTTCGGGAGATGTTCCGGATTATCAGATGGCGGCCCTGCTGATGGCGGTCTGGTTCAACGGCATGAACGCCCAGGAGACCTATGAACTGACCATGGCCATGATGCATTCCGGAGACATGGTGGACCTCTCGTCCATACCCGGGGTCAAGGTGGACAAGCATTCCACCGGCGGGGTGGCCGACACAACAACTCTTGTGGCTCTGCCCCTGGTTGCCGCCTGCGGGGGAAAGGTCGCCAAGATGTCGGGACGCGGGCTGGGACATACCGGCGGAACCCTGGACAAGCTGGAATCGATTCCCGGTTTTTCAGTCAGCCAGCCGATGGCGCGTTTCGTGGAAATAGTCCGTGAGCAGGGGCTTTCGGTCATCGGACAGACCGGCGACCTGGTTCCGGCGGACAAGATGCTCTACGCCCTGCGGGACGTTACCGCCACCATCGATAATATCAGCCTGATTGCCTCCAGCATCATGAGCAAGAAACTCGCCGCCGGCAGCGATGCCATTGTACTGGATGTCAAGACCGGCAGCGGTGCTTTCATGAAAAGTGAAGAGGATGCCGTCGCCCTTGCCCGGGCCATGGTGGGAATAGGAAAACGGGCGGGGAAGAGCGTCTCCGCCGTGGTGAGCGACATGAGCCAGCCCCTGGGGGAGGCTGTCGGCAACGCCCTGGAGGTCCGGGAGGCGGTGGAAATCCTGCAGGGGCACCACGGGGACGGGGATCTGGCCCGGGTTTCCCTGACTCTGGCTGCCAGGATGCTGACGGCTTCGGGTCTCGGCACCGTCGACGAGGCGGAAAAGAAGCTTCAAAATGCCCTGTCCGGCGGTGCGGGACTTGAGTCCCTGAAACAGATGATAAGCGCCCAGGGCGGGGACCCTGCGGTCTGCGACGATACCGGCCGCCTTCCCGCTGCAGCCAGGCGTTACTCCATCGAGGCGACTGCCTCAGGGTATGTGGGTGCCATGGAGACCGACCGGATCGGTATCGCCGCCCTCCTTCTGGGGGCCGGCAGGAGGACCAAGGAGGATAGAATCGATCCCGCCGTGGGCATCTGGATGAAGAAACGCCTGGGAGATCCGGTGGAAGAGGGAGAGCCCCTGGCGGATTTCTACGTGAACGACGAGGCAAATCTGGAAGAGGCGGTGTCCGAGTTTCAGAGAGCCATTAGCATTGAAGAACAGAAACCTGAGCCGCCGAAACTTGTGCGGACTATAATTGAAGAGTAG
- a CDS encoding methyl-accepting chemotaxis protein, whose product MIAIISLISIVISVIIYILFARSISKPIQKAVGFSQAIAQGDLTVSLNINRGDEIGILASALAEMVQYLNKIVSDVKTAAQYVSSGSRELSTSAQQLSQGATEQASSAEEVSASMEEMDSSIKQNSDNAVSTDAIAQQAAREAAESGESVHQTVEAMREISEKITIIEDIARQTNMLALNAAIEAARAGEAGKGFAVVASEVRKLAERSQTAAGSITELSASSVDTAEATGTKIAGLVKSIQKTADLIQEINAASREQSMGADQINSAIMQLDQVIQQNASASEELASTAEELSSQSDHLMETMSFFKTSRKVPLLSEQGGFEEDDD is encoded by the coding sequence ATGATTGCAATAATCAGTCTTATTTCGATTGTGATCTCTGTTATTATCTATATTCTGTTTGCCCGCAGTATATCCAAACCAATACAGAAGGCGGTAGGATTTTCCCAGGCGATTGCTCAAGGCGACCTGACGGTCTCCCTGAACATAAACCGGGGGGATGAGATCGGCATCCTCGCCTCGGCCCTGGCGGAGATGGTGCAGTACCTGAACAAGATTGTCAGCGATGTAAAAACCGCCGCCCAGTATGTCTCTTCAGGCAGCCGGGAGCTCTCCACTTCCGCCCAGCAGCTCTCCCAGGGGGCCACGGAACAGGCCTCCTCCGCCGAAGAAGTCTCGGCTTCCATGGAGGAGATGGATTCCAGCATCAAGCAGAACAGCGACAATGCCGTCAGTACCGATGCCATAGCCCAGCAGGCCGCCCGTGAAGCTGCCGAAAGCGGAGAATCTGTTCACCAGACAGTGGAGGCAATGCGGGAGATATCGGAAAAGATCACCATTATCGAGGATATCGCCCGGCAGACCAACATGCTCGCTCTAAACGCGGCCATAGAGGCGGCCCGGGCCGGAGAAGCCGGAAAAGGCTTTGCCGTTGTAGCTTCGGAGGTGCGGAAACTTGCGGAGCGGAGCCAGACGGCCGCGGGAAGCATAACGGAGCTTTCGGCTTCCAGCGTGGATACGGCTGAAGCTACAGGGACCAAAATCGCGGGGCTGGTAAAAAGCATCCAGAAAACCGCCGACCTGATCCAGGAGATCAACGCCGCCAGCCGGGAACAGTCCATGGGAGCGGATCAGATAAACTCGGCGATCATGCAGCTTGACCAGGTGATTCAGCAGAACGCATCGGCGTCGGAAGAACTGGCGTCGACAGCGGAAGAGCTGTCGAGCCAGTCGGACCATTTGATGGAAACCATGAGTTTTTTCAAAACCAGCCGGAAGGTCCCGCTTTTATCGGAACAGGGAGGCTTTGAAGAGGATGATGATTAA
- a CDS encoding phosphopentomutase, with product MQALVLVIDSFGIGEAPDAADFGDTGANTALHICEQVSPVRWDNLKRLGLGNASELLGNPLPGCPAVPDPVASFGVMRELSPGKDTTTGHWELAGIHLEEAFRTFPPEYPSFPAELTEALEKRSGRSIIGNRAASGTAIIQELGEEHLKSGALICYTSADSVFQIAAHEEVVPLEELYEICEAARELCDGYSVARVIARPFMGGPGNFTRTKNRRDFSLPLPEATILDHLQERGVRTVGVGKIGDIFNESGISESYHDKGNEACLERTLSLIRERREGDDKTFIFVNLVDTDMIYGHRRDPRGYHDAVSGIDSALPEIMTGMQEGDLLIVSADHGCDPTFAGTDHTREYVPVLLYQKGRTGRSLGIREGLFDCARTLSEYFNVESYRRGRSMLSDA from the coding sequence ATGCAGGCCCTGGTTCTGGTTATTGACAGTTTCGGTATAGGCGAGGCTCCTGATGCCGCTGATTTCGGCGATACAGGGGCAAATACGGCCCTTCACATATGTGAACAGGTATCCCCTGTCCGCTGGGACAATCTGAAACGCCTGGGCCTGGGGAACGCCTCCGAGCTTCTGGGGAATCCCTTGCCCGGTTGCCCGGCGGTCCCTGATCCCGTCGCCTCCTTCGGGGTCATGCGCGAGCTCAGCCCGGGAAAGGACACCACCACGGGCCACTGGGAGCTTGCGGGGATACATCTTGAAGAGGCTTTCAGGACCTTTCCCCCGGAGTACCCCTCCTTTCCGGCGGAACTTACGGAAGCTCTGGAAAAGAGGAGCGGCCGATCCATTATCGGAAACAGGGCCGCCTCGGGTACGGCGATTATTCAGGAGCTCGGGGAGGAGCATCTGAAAAGCGGGGCGCTGATCTGCTATACCTCTGCGGATTCGGTCTTTCAGATCGCCGCCCATGAGGAGGTGGTTCCCCTGGAGGAGCTGTACGAGATCTGTGAGGCTGCACGGGAGCTCTGCGACGGGTATTCCGTGGCCCGGGTCATAGCCCGACCCTTTATGGGAGGGCCCGGAAATTTTACCCGGACAAAAAACCGGCGGGATTTTTCCCTGCCCCTGCCGGAAGCGACAATCCTCGATCATCTGCAGGAGAGGGGCGTCCGGACAGTCGGCGTCGGCAAGATCGGTGACATCTTCAACGAATCCGGAATTAGCGAGAGTTACCATGACAAGGGCAACGAGGCCTGTCTGGAACGGACTCTGAGCCTGATCAGGGAACGCCGGGAGGGAGACGACAAGACTTTTATCTTTGTCAATCTGGTGGATACGGACATGATCTACGGCCACCGGCGGGATCCCCGGGGATACCATGATGCTGTGTCCGGGATCGATTCCGCTCTTCCGGAGATCATGACGGGGATGCAGGAAGGAGACCTTCTCATTGTAAGCGCCGATCACGGCTGTGATCCCACCTTTGCCGGAACCGACCATACCAGGGAGTATGTGCCGGTGCTGCTCTATCAGAAGGGAAGAACCGGAAGGTCTCTGGGAATTCGTGAGGGACTGTTTGACTGCGCCCGGACCTTGTCGGAGTATTTTAATGTGGAGTCTTACCGGCGGGGACGTTCCATGTTGAGTGACGCCTGA
- a CDS encoding YkgJ family cysteine cluster protein, which produces MERLLRILPERARKAEKDQTKYLRRLRDKNPKKLDEMFRRLHDEVFADIDCLDCANCCKTISPRFKKRDIERIAGHLNMHPKTFRLTYLEIDEDDDWVLKKLPCPFLGEDNYCSIYEVRPKACIEYPHTNVKNMRGHLVIARKNLSVCPAVFEIVERLRKEYPL; this is translated from the coding sequence ATGGAACGACTGCTGCGGATCCTTCCGGAACGGGCCCGGAAGGCCGAAAAGGACCAGACCAAGTATCTTCGGCGCCTGAGGGATAAAAATCCGAAAAAACTGGACGAGATGTTCCGGCGTCTGCACGACGAGGTCTTCGCCGATATTGACTGCCTGGACTGCGCCAACTGCTGCAAGACAATCAGTCCGCGTTTTAAAAAGCGGGACATCGAACGGATAGCCGGACATTTGAACATGCATCCCAAGACCTTTCGCCTGACCTACCTGGAGATTGATGAAGACGACGACTGGGTCCTGAAGAAGCTCCCCTGCCCCTTTTTAGGGGAAGACAACTACTGCTCAATCTATGAGGTTCGGCCGAAGGCCTGCATCGAATATCCTCATACCAACGTCAAAAACATGCGGGGACACCTTGTGATTGCCCGGAAAAACCTCTCCGTATGTCCCGCGGTCTTCGAGATTGTGGAGCGTCTGCGGAAGGAGTATCCTCTTTAG
- a CDS encoding RNA methyltransferase — MKLLEHPERQMQIVLVRPEGDANIGAVCRAMKTMGFTSLVLVRPDGREPDKEIVRTWSLSAYDVFEEASLYASLADALADSSFSVGFTRRTGSRRRTRFYDLEEIAPGIIRRVLESGELISLVFGNEQSGLDSEELALCSAAASIESHFAFPSLNLSHAVQIVCYSLRRALMGAASGTPGDPGITRREAETVAENITEELRTIGFFTLADSTWLRNFFRDLVERAGLNSRESEYLKSLFEKIRNLKLHRPE; from the coding sequence ATGAAGCTTCTGGAACATCCTGAACGGCAGATGCAGATTGTCCTGGTACGCCCCGAGGGGGATGCCAATATAGGTGCGGTCTGCAGAGCCATGAAAACAATGGGTTTTACATCCCTGGTCCTGGTTCGTCCCGATGGACGGGAACCGGATAAGGAGATTGTCCGTACCTGGTCCCTCAGCGCCTATGATGTCTTTGAAGAGGCCAGTTTGTATGCATCCCTTGCCGATGCCCTGGCGGATTCCAGCTTCTCTGTCGGATTTACCCGTCGTACCGGTTCCCGCAGAAGAACCCGTTTTTATGATCTGGAAGAGATTGCCCCCGGCATTATCCGCCGGGTCCTTGAGTCCGGCGAACTGATTTCCCTGGTGTTCGGCAATGAACAGAGCGGCCTGGACAGCGAAGAACTCGCCCTGTGCAGTGCCGCCGCATCCATCGAGAGCCACTTCGCCTTCCCCTCCCTGAATCTGTCCCATGCTGTGCAGATCGTCTGCTATTCCCTGCGGCGGGCCCTCATGGGGGCAGCCTCCGGGACTCCGGGAGATCCGGGGATAACCCGCAGGGAAGCAGAGACTGTCGCGGAGAATATAACGGAGGAACTCCGGACCATCGGTTTCTTTACCCTGGCTGACAGTACCTGGCTGCGGAACTTCTTCCGGGATCTTGTTGAACGGGCCGGACTGAATTCCCGGGAAAGCGAATATCTGAAATCCCTCTTCGAGAAGATCAGGAATCTGAAGCTGCACCGCCCGGAATAA
- the deoC gene encoding deoxyribose-phosphate aldolase produces the protein MTPREIASMIDHTLLKADAVPEQISKLCTEAGEYGFASVCINPCYVPLAAKELAGSDVKVCTVIGFPLGANTSQIKAEEAMLAVEQGASEVDMVMNIGALKAGDYALVESDIRSVVRAAGRALVKVIIETFYLSEEEKIKATEIVARSGAAFVKTSTGFAGGGATVEDVRLMKKAAGNLIRVKAAGGVRNYDDALAMIEAGASRIGTSGGISIVEGGSNAGPGSGY, from the coding sequence ATGACACCCAGAGAGATTGCTTCCATGATTGACCACACCCTGCTCAAGGCCGACGCAGTTCCTGAGCAGATCAGTAAACTCTGCACCGAAGCCGGAGAGTACGGTTTTGCTTCGGTCTGTATTAATCCCTGCTACGTGCCCCTGGCCGCGAAGGAGCTTGCGGGCTCCGATGTAAAGGTCTGTACCGTTATCGGTTTTCCCCTGGGGGCCAATACAAGTCAGATCAAGGCCGAGGAGGCCATGCTCGCCGTGGAGCAGGGGGCGTCGGAAGTGGATATGGTCATGAATATCGGTGCCCTGAAGGCCGGGGATTACGCCCTGGTGGAGTCGGACATTCGCTCGGTGGTACGTGCCGCCGGACGGGCCCTGGTAAAGGTGATTATTGAAACCTTCTACCTTTCGGAGGAGGAAAAGATCAAAGCCACTGAGATAGTTGCCAGGTCAGGCGCCGCCTTTGTAAAGACCTCCACCGGTTTTGCCGGCGGCGGGGCGACCGTGGAGGACGTGCGGCTCATGAAAAAGGCCGCAGGGAACCTGATCCGCGTGAAGGCCGCCGGAGGGGTCAGAAACTATGACGACGCCCTGGCCATGATCGAGGCCGGGGCCAGCAGAATTGGAACCTCAGGAGGTATCTCCATTGTAGAAGGGGGAAGCAATGCAGGCCCTGGTTCTGGTTATTGA
- a CDS encoding sensor domain-containing diguanylate cyclase: MKRQNRHVFTRSERLKATVLRGVFVFLLINLIATPVFWVFHRMTRETVSRSIREEEMLEIAYTAEQIVSSYQSFWADALYLSSSRTLIAWLQDQAEYETAAADLLNFARSRRMYEQVRFLDMQGNERIRINEYNGYFFVESKNALQNKAHRYYYQESAKLKQGEIYLSRLDLNVENGEIEIPYRPMVRIGTPVFDDAGNKRGVLVLNMPGNQILDYVDTLSAVPSRQVMLVNGHGYCLKGPDPEKEWGFMFAEKNRTGFAWTYPKAWQRIFFEHQGQFFLDKGLYTFAGIDPRLSYVPVLDRTSVPPESIHKPGGSYPLKLISFYPAGEYRELLWERAKGLLLGYFASLLVTFIFSLIIARFLVIQLESRKMIEHLALHDSLTGLPTRRLFYDRLETALKLVRRNRQHLAVLFLDLDNFKKLNDSAGHEAGDILLVETARRIQQNLRESDSVARLGGDEFVVLLENVDTREDLRLVAQKILSAVREPCEIKGRRVAVSVSIGAAMAPDQAETVDDIIRIADEEMYTAKRAGKNQLKTL; the protein is encoded by the coding sequence ATGAAGAGGCAAAACCGGCATGTCTTTACCCGTTCAGAACGCCTGAAGGCGACGGTGCTACGGGGGGTGTTTGTTTTTCTCCTTATTAATCTCATTGCAACCCCCGTCTTCTGGGTTTTTCATCGAATGACCCGGGAAACGGTAAGCCGCTCCATTCGTGAGGAGGAGATGCTCGAGATAGCCTACACTGCGGAGCAGATTGTCTCCTCCTACCAGAGTTTCTGGGCCGATGCCCTGTACCTCTCCTCCAGCAGGACCCTTATTGCCTGGCTTCAGGACCAGGCCGAATACGAAACCGCCGCAGCCGATCTTCTGAACTTTGCCCGGAGCCGTCGGATGTACGAGCAGGTACGGTTTTTGGACATGCAGGGCAATGAACGTATCCGGATCAATGAATATAACGGGTATTTTTTTGTTGAAAGCAAGAATGCCCTGCAGAATAAAGCCCACCGCTATTACTATCAGGAGAGCGCAAAGCTCAAGCAGGGGGAGATTTATCTGTCCCGGCTGGATCTGAATGTGGAAAACGGCGAAATTGAGATACCCTACCGGCCGATGGTACGGATCGGGACCCCGGTCTTCGACGATGCGGGAAATAAACGGGGAGTGCTTGTACTTAACATGCCGGGAAACCAGATCCTTGACTATGTGGATACCCTTTCCGCTGTTCCCTCCAGGCAGGTAATGCTGGTCAACGGCCACGGCTATTGTCTGAAGGGACCTGATCCTGAAAAGGAGTGGGGCTTCATGTTTGCCGAAAAAAACCGGACAGGCTTTGCCTGGACCTACCCTAAAGCCTGGCAGCGGATATTCTTCGAACATCAGGGGCAATTTTTCCTCGATAAGGGACTCTACACCTTCGCGGGTATCGATCCGCGGCTTTCCTACGTACCCGTTCTGGACCGGACCTCTGTCCCCCCGGAGAGCATCCATAAACCCGGGGGCAGCTATCCGCTGAAGCTGATCTCCTTTTACCCCGCCGGGGAGTATCGGGAGCTGCTGTGGGAACGGGCCAAAGGGCTCCTCCTCGGGTACTTTGCCTCCCTGCTGGTAACCTTTATCTTCTCGCTTATAATCGCCCGTTTCCTGGTAATCCAGCTGGAGAGCCGTAAAATGATAGAACACCTTGCCCTGCATGATTCCCTTACGGGACTTCCCACCAGACGGCTGTTTTATGACCGCCTGGAGACTGCTCTGAAGCTGGTTCGCCGTAATCGGCAGCATCTGGCGGTGCTGTTTCTCGACCTTGATAACTTCAAAAAGCTCAACGACAGCGCGGGACATGAAGCGGGGGATATTCTGCTGGTGGAAACAGCCCGGCGTATACAACAAAACCTGCGGGAGAGCGACAGCGTTGCCCGGCTGGGGGGAGACGAGTTTGTGGTTCTTCTGGAGAATGTTGATACCCGGGAAGACCTGCGCCTGGTGGCGCAGAAAATCCTTTCTGCGGTCCGGGAGCCCTGTGAGATAAAGGGCCGCAGGGTGGCCGTCAGTGTCAGCATCGGGGCGGCCATGGCCCCGGATCAGGCTGAAACTGTGGATGATATAATCCGCATTGCCGATGAAGAGATGTACACTGCAAAGAGGGCTGGAAAAAACCAGTTGAAGACACTATGA
- a CDS encoding cache domain-containing protein, which yields MRNMKIGSKLSLIGSLLIIIPLAAVSFFAISNSTDAINTLMDEQILSRTRDISSGIENTLEARLNFVQGLSFEPSVIESLTALYMQNDEEATGHLEQVSRHFNSMMKQTEFSGRYVAFVLLDSKGTAVAATDSNAVGISLAERDYFRESMKGETAISKASFDKVNNEAFISLAAPVKNTTGNTIGVIAGLMKIGFLSDLVSASTIGETGYAYITDRQGLVIAHPDPSLVLTTNINSLEGMERYAERAGSEDHAIERYTYKGDPKTAGFYHLKMTDWVISLTISKR from the coding sequence ATGCGAAACATGAAGATAGGGAGCAAGTTATCCCTCATAGGATCTCTACTCATCATTATACCATTGGCTGCGGTAAGCTTTTTCGCTATTTCAAATTCAACTGATGCAATAAACACCCTGATGGACGAACAGATACTGTCCCGGACCAGGGATATTTCTTCCGGTATTGAAAACACCCTTGAAGCACGACTGAATTTCGTCCAAGGCCTCTCATTCGAGCCTTCTGTAATAGAATCTCTGACAGCGCTATACATGCAAAACGACGAAGAAGCAACTGGGCACCTTGAGCAGGTGAGTCGTCACTTTAACAGCATGATGAAACAGACCGAGTTCAGCGGGCGTTATGTTGCTTTTGTTCTCCTCGATTCCAAGGGGACCGCCGTTGCCGCTACTGACTCAAACGCAGTCGGAATATCTCTTGCGGAACGGGACTATTTCAGGGAATCAATGAAAGGGGAAACGGCGATCAGCAAAGCCTCCTTCGACAAGGTGAACAACGAGGCCTTTATTTCATTAGCCGCACCGGTAAAAAACACCACGGGAAATACCATAGGGGTGATTGCGGGTCTCATGAAAATCGGTTTTCTTTCAGACCTTGTGTCTGCCAGCACTATCGGAGAAACCGGTTATGCATACATAACAGATCGTCAGGGTTTGGTAATCGCCCATCCCGACCCGTCTCTGGTGCTGACGACCAACATCAATTCCCTGGAGGGGATGGAAAGGTACGCAGAGCGTGCAGGAAGCGAGGATCATGCCATTGAACGTTACACCTATAAAGGAGATCCGAAAACCGCAGGATTCTATCATCTTAAAATGACAGACTGGGTAATATCCCTGACAATCAGCAAACGCTGA